In a genomic window of Aestuariirhabdus haliotis:
- the acs gene encoding acetate--CoA ligase, producing MFEIENHPVKDAIKQRTHITDEQYKEMYKQSIEQPDTFWANMANEFLEWFTPWDKVSEFDFHKGEAAWFINGKLNVSYNCIDRHLATKANDTAIIWEGDNPDEDENITYQQLHDKVCRLANVLKARGIKKGDPVCIYMPMIPEAAYAMLACARIGAVHSVVFGGFSPEALKDRILNADCKAIITADEGLRGGRAVPLKVNTDKAVESCPNVHTVLVVKRTGGDIAWNESRDIWYHEHTESASSECPAEPMDAEDPLFILYTSGSTGKPKGVLHTTGGYLLQSAMTHKYIFDYHPGDVYWCTADVGWITGHSYIVYGPLCNAATTLMFEGVPTYPDASRCWQVIDKHKVNVFYTAPTAIRALMAQGDEFVTRTDRSSLNILGTVGEPINPEAWEWYYNVVGETRCPIMDTWWQTETGAVMITPLPGATNLKPGSATRPFFGVQPALVDPEGNFVEGAAEGNLVITASWPSQIRSVYGDHERCIQTYYSTYPGYYFTGDGARRDEDGYYWITGRVDDVLNVSGHRMGTAEIESALVLHDAVAEAAIVGFPHDIKGQGIYAYITPMHDVDPSPELEKELRDFVTKEIGAIAKPDFIQWAVGLPKTRSGKIMRRILRKIASDEIDSLGDTSTLADPSVVDNLIDNRAQR from the coding sequence ATGTTCGAGATTGAAAACCATCCGGTCAAGGATGCCATCAAGCAGCGCACCCACATCACCGATGAGCAGTACAAGGAGATGTATAAGCAATCCATCGAGCAGCCAGATACTTTCTGGGCCAACATGGCCAACGAATTCCTGGAGTGGTTTACCCCCTGGGATAAAGTGAGTGAGTTTGACTTTCACAAGGGCGAAGCCGCCTGGTTTATCAACGGCAAGCTGAACGTCAGCTACAACTGTATCGACCGTCACCTGGCCACCAAAGCCAACGATACCGCCATCATCTGGGAAGGCGACAACCCCGATGAAGACGAAAACATCACCTATCAGCAACTGCACGACAAAGTGTGCCGCCTGGCGAATGTGCTCAAAGCCCGCGGCATCAAGAAGGGCGATCCCGTCTGCATCTATATGCCCATGATTCCCGAAGCCGCCTACGCCATGCTCGCCTGCGCGCGTATCGGCGCGGTGCATTCGGTAGTGTTCGGAGGTTTCTCCCCGGAAGCCCTGAAAGATCGTATTCTCAACGCAGATTGCAAAGCGATCATCACCGCCGATGAAGGTTTACGCGGCGGCCGCGCCGTGCCGCTCAAGGTCAATACCGACAAGGCGGTGGAAAGCTGCCCCAATGTTCATACCGTACTCGTGGTCAAACGCACTGGTGGCGACATCGCCTGGAACGAATCACGCGATATCTGGTATCACGAGCATACCGAATCGGCCAGCAGCGAATGTCCAGCCGAACCCATGGATGCCGAAGATCCCCTGTTTATCCTCTACACCTCCGGCTCCACCGGCAAACCCAAAGGCGTCTTGCACACCACGGGCGGTTACCTGCTGCAGTCGGCCATGACTCACAAGTACATTTTTGATTACCATCCCGGTGATGTTTACTGGTGCACCGCCGACGTCGGCTGGATTACCGGCCACTCCTATATTGTCTACGGCCCGCTATGTAACGCCGCCACCACGTTGATGTTTGAAGGCGTTCCCACCTACCCTGACGCGTCCCGCTGCTGGCAGGTGATCGACAAACATAAGGTCAACGTGTTCTATACCGCACCCACCGCGATTCGGGCCCTGATGGCTCAGGGAGACGAATTTGTTACCCGCACCGACCGTTCCTCCTTGAACATCCTGGGTACCGTGGGCGAGCCCATCAACCCGGAGGCCTGGGAGTGGTACTACAATGTCGTCGGCGAAACCCGCTGCCCGATCATGGATACCTGGTGGCAAACCGAAACCGGCGCGGTCATGATCACGCCATTGCCTGGCGCGACTAATCTCAAGCCAGGCTCTGCGACCCGACCTTTCTTTGGTGTTCAGCCCGCGCTGGTTGATCCGGAAGGTAACTTCGTCGAAGGTGCCGCCGAAGGTAATCTGGTGATCACCGCCTCCTGGCCCAGCCAGATTCGCAGCGTGTATGGCGACCACGAGCGCTGTATCCAGACTTACTACAGCACCTATCCTGGTTACTACTTCACCGGTGACGGTGCGCGTCGCGACGAAGACGGGTATTACTGGATTACCGGTCGCGTCGATGACGTGCTGAACGTCTCCGGCCACCGCATGGGTACCGCCGAGATTGAAAGCGCACTGGTGCTGCACGATGCCGTTGCCGAAGCCGCCATTGTGGGCTTCCCACACGATATCAAGGGCCAGGGGATCTATGCCTACATCACGCCGATGCACGACGTAGATCCCAGCCCGGAGCTGGAGAAAGAGTTGCGAGACTTTGTCACCAAAGAGATCGGTGCCATCGCCAAACCGGACTTTATCCAGTGGGCCGTCGGCCTGCCAAAAACCCGCTCCGGCAAGATCATGCGCCGTATTCTGCGCAAGATCGCCAGTGACGAGATCGATTCTCTGGGTGACACCTCAACCCTGGCCGATCCTAGCGTCGTTGATAATCTGATCGATAATCGCGCCCAGCGTTAA
- a CDS encoding diguanylate cyclase translates to MLLLLSPAVGADSLDLGTIPQEALGRYFKLYQESGAPLTHTAALEALTQGLFVESSHEVISRGIAARPLWLAIELDNASQDLLPKRLLIENSWLNQIDLYWVRNGRLVDHMPMGDAKPFSGRAVSHRFFTVDHSFEPGQTTLLLRIQSHDPMVLPVYLLDQDVAHQRGLLQGYSYGALYGAIGSLLAYNLMLFLGLRDNRYLLYSLYLGSFLAANLAYTGHAYQWFWPNAPVWQQWSNPVLMVVFIVFGWLFARSFLDLKRRFPRLNAWVTSSVMALIALLLVIIVVGQSVWALRVAFVGILFFPFTMVGVGAIALCSGNRSAKYFLMGSFCAAIGASISAMAVVGLIPFTSLTYRATDIGMLFDVVLLAMALADRFRIAEQEKMSALTEARVDPLTGLNNRRAFYELVEPLWQSSLRNRRQLCVLLLDVDGFKTINDRYGHAFGDEVLVQIARVIEQGLRASDVAARWGGEEFIMLLPETSFDEALVTAERIRDSIASLGFEKDEELLFFSASLGAASSLGSTEITLDELISRADRQLYAAKIQGKDRVCWDVQVEC, encoded by the coding sequence GTGTTGCTGCTGCTGAGTCCGGCTGTCGGTGCCGATTCGCTGGATTTGGGGACGATCCCGCAGGAAGCTCTGGGTCGCTACTTTAAGCTTTATCAAGAGTCCGGGGCGCCGCTGACGCATACAGCCGCCCTGGAAGCACTGACGCAGGGACTGTTTGTTGAATCCAGTCATGAGGTCATCAGTCGGGGAATAGCTGCCAGGCCGTTGTGGCTGGCCATAGAGCTGGACAATGCCAGTCAGGATTTATTGCCCAAACGCTTACTGATAGAGAACTCCTGGCTCAATCAAATCGATCTGTACTGGGTGCGAAACGGGCGCTTGGTCGATCACATGCCGATGGGAGACGCCAAACCCTTTTCGGGGCGGGCGGTTAGTCACCGTTTCTTCACGGTGGATCATAGCTTTGAACCTGGCCAGACGACGCTGCTTCTGCGTATTCAGTCCCACGATCCTATGGTGCTGCCTGTGTATTTACTGGACCAGGATGTAGCCCATCAGCGGGGTCTGTTGCAGGGCTACAGCTATGGAGCGTTATACGGTGCCATCGGCTCTTTGCTGGCTTATAACCTGATGCTATTCCTCGGCCTTCGGGATAATCGTTACCTGCTTTATTCACTGTATCTGGGCAGCTTCCTGGCGGCGAACCTGGCTTACACCGGGCATGCCTATCAATGGTTCTGGCCGAATGCCCCGGTTTGGCAGCAATGGTCGAATCCGGTGTTAATGGTGGTGTTCATTGTGTTCGGTTGGCTTTTCGCCCGGAGTTTTCTGGATTTGAAGCGCCGTTTTCCCAGGTTGAATGCCTGGGTAACAAGCAGTGTGATGGCCCTGATCGCTTTGCTGTTGGTCATCATAGTTGTGGGTCAGTCTGTTTGGGCGTTGCGAGTTGCTTTCGTCGGTATATTATTTTTTCCCTTCACGATGGTGGGGGTCGGAGCCATTGCTTTATGCTCAGGCAACCGCTCGGCCAAGTATTTTTTGATGGGCTCTTTCTGCGCTGCAATCGGCGCTTCTATCAGCGCTATGGCGGTTGTAGGGTTGATTCCTTTCACATCCCTGACATATCGAGCCACCGATATTGGTATGTTGTTCGATGTGGTTTTGTTGGCAATGGCGCTGGCGGATCGGTTTCGTATAGCCGAGCAAGAGAAGATGTCGGCGCTCACCGAAGCAAGGGTTGATCCATTGACCGGCTTGAATAACCGACGCGCTTTTTATGAGTTGGTTGAGCCGTTGTGGCAATCGAGCTTACGCAATCGTCGCCAGCTGTGTGTGTTGCTGCTGGATGTAGACGGTTTTAAAACGATCAATGATCGATACGGCCATGCTTTTGGCGATGAGGTCCTGGTGCAGATTGCACGGGTGATTGAGCAAGGCCTGCGGGCCAGTGATGTAGCGGCGCGTTGGGGAGGCGAAGAGTTTATTATGTTGCTGCCGGAAACCTCTTTTGATGAAGCTTTGGTGACTGCTGAGCGAATTCGTGACTCGATTGCGAGCCTGGGTTTTGAAAAGGACGAGGAACTATTGTTTTTTAGTGCCAGTCTGGGAGCAGCCTCTAGCCTTGGCTCCACAGAGATTACCCTGGATGAGCTGATTAGCCGAGCCGATCGCCAGCTTTATGCGGCTAAGATACAGGGTAAGGATCGGGTGTGTTGGGATGTTCAGGTGGAGTGTTAG
- a CDS encoding ribonuclease H1 domain-containing protein has product MAAKKYYVIWVGHQPGIYTTWAEAERQVKGYPGAKYKSFPSQASAEAAYANKPSSSKPVASTNKSSGQATTKAAKSRPIAGVDFSTDISIFCDGACDPNPGQAGTGIAIYQKDQLQQLWYGLYNPAGTNNTAELLGLHHSLRFAQVAAEKQQSVTIYCDSKYAIDCITKWAKGWKAKGWKKANGEIKNLEIIKAAHALYMQIAKHINVQHVKGHAGIEGNELADRMSVVAIERQETDLCRFEEGMSIADILGLARG; this is encoded by the coding sequence ATGGCCGCCAAAAAATATTACGTCATCTGGGTCGGCCACCAGCCGGGCATCTACACGACCTGGGCCGAGGCCGAACGCCAGGTTAAAGGCTACCCCGGCGCCAAGTACAAATCCTTTCCATCCCAGGCCTCGGCTGAAGCGGCTTATGCCAACAAACCCTCATCATCCAAACCGGTGGCATCAACCAACAAGTCGAGCGGGCAAGCAACTACAAAGGCAGCCAAGTCCCGCCCAATTGCTGGCGTCGATTTTAGTACCGACATCAGCATTTTCTGTGACGGTGCCTGCGATCCCAATCCCGGTCAAGCCGGTACCGGAATTGCCATTTACCAAAAAGACCAATTGCAGCAACTCTGGTACGGTCTCTATAACCCTGCCGGCACCAACAACACTGCCGAACTCTTAGGCCTGCATCATTCCCTACGGTTTGCCCAAGTCGCGGCAGAAAAACAACAGAGCGTCACTATCTATTGTGATTCCAAATACGCCATCGACTGCATTACCAAATGGGCCAAGGGCTGGAAGGCCAAGGGTTGGAAGAAAGCCAACGGGGAGATAAAAAACCTCGAGATCATCAAAGCGGCCCACGCTCTTTATATGCAGATTGCCAAACACATCAACGTGCAGCATGTGAAAGGTCATGCCGGCATCGAAGGCAACGAACTGGCCGACCGAATGTCGGTGGTGGCGATTGAGCGGCAAGAAACCGATTTGTGCCGATTCGAGGAAGGGATGTCGATTGCCGATATTCTTGGACTGGCCAGAGGGTAA
- a CDS encoding MerC domain-containing protein, protein MENIRSLTDKTAIGLSLLCALHCLAFPFAMVLVPSLAGLSLDGEAFHLWMVIAVIPTSLFALTLGCKHHKRYWVVLTGLVGLLILAMAAIAGAKVLGETGEKSLTLLGATVIALGHYWNFRRCQNNERCQ, encoded by the coding sequence ATGGAGAACATTCGCTCACTGACCGATAAAACGGCTATTGGCCTTTCTCTACTCTGCGCGCTTCACTGCCTCGCCTTTCCTTTTGCGATGGTATTAGTGCCGAGCCTGGCAGGGCTGTCCCTGGATGGTGAGGCATTTCATCTATGGATGGTGATCGCCGTTATACCCACCAGCCTGTTTGCCCTGACTCTGGGCTGTAAACATCATAAGCGATATTGGGTCGTGCTGACCGGGCTGGTTGGACTGCTAATTTTAGCCATGGCCGCAATAGCCGGTGCGAAAGTACTCGGCGAGACGGGAGAGAAATCCCTGACGCTGCTCGGGGCGACCGTTATCGCACTGGGACACTACTGGAACTTTCGACGCTGCCAGAACAATGAGCGCTGCCAATGA
- a CDS encoding CobW family GTP-binding protein, producing MTNISNIPTNILTGFLGAGKTSAILQLLKQKPTNERWAVLVNEFGEIGVDGSFFQGQHKEESGIFIREVPGGCMCCAAGLPMQVALNMLLARAKPQRLLIEPTGLGHPLEVLQRLSSDYYRELLSIQQVVTLVDARQLSNPRYTEHDTFNQQIAIADLVVGNKQDLYEPGDQDTLQRYVKTKAHPDIKVVFAEQGQIDLALLNGPTQMSLTDCHHSHQKENPSTYSDTELPDCGYLKAVNQGEGFASVGWRFSAERTFDRTQLIRLLTSLEAERIKAVFITEDGIFGYNLASDGLTEIELEDCLESRIEIIATHIVDDWEQRILACQVSS from the coding sequence ATGACCAATATCTCTAACATACCAACCAATATTCTGACCGGTTTTCTGGGAGCTGGAAAAACGTCTGCCATTCTTCAACTGCTAAAACAGAAACCCACCAACGAACGCTGGGCGGTACTGGTCAACGAGTTTGGCGAAATCGGTGTCGACGGCAGTTTTTTTCAAGGCCAGCATAAAGAAGAGAGTGGTATTTTTATTCGTGAAGTTCCCGGCGGTTGCATGTGCTGTGCGGCAGGCTTGCCGATGCAGGTGGCACTTAATATGTTGCTGGCTCGCGCCAAACCTCAACGCCTGCTCATCGAACCAACCGGATTAGGCCACCCCCTCGAAGTGCTACAAAGACTGTCGTCGGACTATTACCGAGAGCTGCTTTCCATTCAACAGGTGGTTACCCTGGTAGATGCCCGTCAGCTTTCAAATCCTCGCTACACGGAGCACGATACGTTCAACCAGCAGATCGCCATCGCCGACCTTGTCGTCGGTAACAAACAGGATCTTTATGAGCCGGGCGATCAAGATACACTTCAACGCTACGTGAAAACCAAAGCACACCCGGACATCAAGGTAGTTTTTGCCGAACAGGGCCAAATCGATCTGGCTCTGCTCAATGGACCAACCCAAATGTCCCTTACCGATTGTCACCATTCACACCAGAAAGAGAACCCATCTACCTATTCCGACACCGAGCTACCTGATTGCGGCTATCTGAAAGCGGTGAATCAGGGTGAAGGATTCGCAAGTGTTGGTTGGCGATTTTCAGCCGAGCGAACCTTTGATCGGACCCAATTAATTCGATTATTGACCAGCCTTGAAGCGGAGCGAATAAAAGCCGTCTTTATCACAGAAGATGGCATTTTCGGTTACAACCTGGCGAGTGACGGGTTAACTGAAATCGAACTAGAGGACTGTCTGGAAAGCCGGATCGAAATCATCGCCACCCATATTGTGGATGATTGGGAACAACGGATTCTGGCTTGTCAGGTATCAAGCTGA
- the choV gene encoding choline ABC transporter ATP-binding protein, giving the protein MSNLIDIEHLDVIFGEQQAEAIGLLDQGLSREQIMEQSGAVIGVQDASLQVKEGEICVLMGLSGSGKSSLLRTVNGLNPISRGSLKIRDGDRVIDLANCDEKTLRYLRTQRISMVFQKFALMPWLSVLDNVAFGLELKGMSKKQRHHKAMQQLEMVCLEQWAESLPHELSGGMQQRVGLARAFAMDSDILLMDEPFSALDPLIRAQLQDELLELQRNLKKTIIFVSHDLDEALKIGSHIAIMESAQIIQHGEPEQIVLNPGSDYVEDFVAHTNPLNVLGGRALMSTTEQLKRQGDRLILDGNHNYWVELDGGKIHQTGKADAILPSSRWLDGDGERGQFAIASPDINMREAINLRYSSRLPVLLEEEGQFVGVLNDANFYYALLGKHFVAD; this is encoded by the coding sequence ATGAGCAACCTTATTGATATTGAACACCTGGATGTAATTTTTGGTGAGCAGCAAGCCGAGGCAATTGGGTTGTTGGATCAGGGTTTGAGTCGTGAGCAGATCATGGAACAAAGCGGTGCTGTGATCGGTGTTCAGGATGCCAGCTTGCAAGTCAAAGAGGGCGAGATCTGTGTGCTGATGGGGTTGTCAGGTTCGGGCAAATCCAGTTTATTACGAACCGTCAATGGTCTAAATCCAATCAGTCGTGGCAGTCTCAAGATTCGTGATGGAGATCGGGTCATTGACCTGGCCAATTGCGATGAAAAAACGCTGCGTTATTTGCGCACCCAGCGTATCTCCATGGTGTTCCAAAAGTTTGCCCTGATGCCCTGGCTCAGTGTGTTGGACAACGTTGCCTTTGGCCTTGAACTCAAGGGGATGAGCAAAAAGCAACGCCATCATAAAGCGATGCAGCAGTTGGAGATGGTTTGTCTGGAGCAGTGGGCTGAATCCCTGCCCCATGAACTCTCTGGCGGTATGCAGCAGCGGGTAGGGCTGGCGCGTGCCTTTGCCATGGACTCCGACATCCTGTTGATGGATGAACCCTTTTCGGCGCTTGACCCGTTGATTCGCGCCCAGCTGCAAGACGAGTTACTGGAGCTTCAGCGTAACCTGAAAAAAACCATCATCTTTGTCAGTCATGATCTGGACGAGGCGTTAAAAATCGGTTCCCACATTGCCATTATGGAATCGGCGCAGATCATCCAGCACGGTGAGCCGGAGCAGATCGTACTGAACCCGGGCAGTGATTATGTGGAAGATTTTGTCGCACATACCAATCCCCTGAATGTGCTGGGGGGGCGTGCCCTGATGTCGACCACTGAGCAGTTAAAGCGCCAGGGTGATCGTTTGATTCTGGACGGCAACCATAATTACTGGGTGGAGCTCGACGGTGGCAAAATTCACCAGACGGGTAAAGCGGATGCGATTTTACCCAGCAGTCGATGGCTGGATGGGGACGGCGAAAGAGGTCAGTTTGCCATTGCTTCTCCGGACATCAATATGCGCGAAGCGATCAACCTGCGTTACAGCAGTCGATTGCCGGTATTGCTGGAGGAGGAAGGCCAGTTCGTCGGCGTTTTGAATGACGCCAACTTTTACTATGCGTTACTGGGTAAGCATTTTGTGGCCGATTAG
- the choW gene encoding choline ABC transporter permease subunit: MDWINDHKIPLGQWMEMLVDWLIGNAAGFFDAISESLEWLILGLTDWLLQCPPVALIVAVGGLAYWLHRSLGLVVFVVLALLLISNLGYWVEMIETVVLVLMATFLCILFGIPIGILAAHYPRFNTMIRPVLDLMQTIPTFVYLIPTLILFGLGVVPGLISTIVFAIAAPIRLTALGISSVPEELLEAGKAFGATRWKLLFKIELPAAMPSIMAGVTQCIMLSLSMVVIAALVGADGLGKPVVRALNTVNISQGFEAGLAIVLVAIVLDRLCKQRNPKEIK; the protein is encoded by the coding sequence ATGGATTGGATAAACGATCACAAAATTCCGCTGGGTCAGTGGATGGAAATGCTGGTTGACTGGCTGATTGGAAACGCGGCAGGCTTCTTTGATGCCATTTCTGAATCCCTGGAATGGCTGATCCTCGGGCTCACGGATTGGCTGTTGCAGTGCCCGCCCGTGGCCTTGATTGTAGCGGTAGGCGGTTTAGCCTATTGGCTGCATCGCTCGTTAGGGTTGGTGGTCTTTGTGGTGCTGGCGCTACTGTTGATCTCGAACCTGGGCTATTGGGTCGAAATGATCGAAACCGTGGTGTTGGTGTTGATGGCGACCTTTCTATGCATTCTGTTTGGAATTCCAATCGGAATTCTGGCCGCGCATTACCCGCGTTTTAATACGATGATCCGTCCAGTGCTCGATTTAATGCAGACCATTCCCACCTTTGTGTATCTGATTCCGACCCTGATTTTGTTCGGGCTCGGGGTAGTACCTGGGCTGATCTCCACCATTGTTTTTGCCATTGCCGCGCCCATACGTTTAACCGCACTGGGTATCAGCAGTGTGCCCGAAGAGTTGCTCGAAGCTGGCAAGGCGTTCGGTGCGACGCGCTGGAAGTTGCTGTTCAAGATCGAGCTGCCTGCGGCCATGCCGAGCATTATGGCTGGGGTCACGCAATGCATCATGTTGTCACTGTCTATGGTGGTTATCGCTGCATTGGTGGGCGCTGACGGGCTTGGTAAGCCGGTAGTTCGGGCGCTTAATACCGTTAATATTTCTCAGGGTTTTGAGGCGGGGTTGGCCATCGTACTGGTGGCCATTGTGCTGGACAGATTGTGTAAACAGCGCAACCCGAAGGAGATAAAATGA